From the genome of Primulina eburnea isolate SZY01 chromosome 12, ASM2296580v1, whole genome shotgun sequence, one region includes:
- the LOC140807534 gene encoding thioredoxin H2-like, with protein MGAGLSTDVHQITSKYNRSPSIKKGQVIAFHSTAKWRIHFESAKQTSKLMVVDFTASWCGPCRYIEPAINEFAVKYTDVDFIKIDVDELFDVAQDFGVQAMPTFLMIKRGKIVDKVVGAKKEDLQKKIDKHRF; from the exons ATGGGTGCCGGTTTGTCGACTGATGTTCATCAGATCACCAGTAAATATAATCGATCGCCATCGATCAAGAAGGGTCAAGTTATCGCATTCCACTCCACGGCGAAGTGGAGAATTCATTTCGAATCCGCAAAACAAACTTCAAAACTT ATGGTGGTTGATTTCACAGCTTCCTGGTGTGGGCCGTGCCGTTACATTGAACCTGCGATCAACGAATTCGCGGTGAAATACACGGATGTGGACTTCATCAAGATTGATGTTGATGAGTTGTTT GATGTGGCACAAGATTTTGGGGTGCAAGCAATGCCTACTTTCCTGATGATAAAGAGAGGGAAGATAGTTGATAAGGTTGTGGGGGCAAAGAAGGAAGACCTACAAAAGAAGATTGACAAACACAGATTCTGA